The Bos indicus x Bos taurus breed Angus x Brahman F1 hybrid chromosome 15, Bos_hybrid_MaternalHap_v2.0, whole genome shotgun sequence genome includes a window with the following:
- the RPS13 gene encoding 40S ribosomal protein S13, whose translation MGRMHAPGKGLSQSALPYRRSVPTWLKLTSDDVKEQIYKLAKKGLTPSQIGVILRDSHGVAQVRFVTGNKILRILKSKGLAPDLPEDLYHLIKKAVAVRKHLERNRKDKDAKFRLILIESRIHRLARYYKTKRVLPPNWKYESSTASALVA comes from the exons ATGGGTCGCATGCACGCTCCCGG GAAGGGCCTGTCCCAGTCGGCTCTGCCCTACCGCCGCAGCGTCCCCACC TGGCTGAAGCTCACTTCTGACGACGTGAAGGAGCAGATCTACAAACTGGCCAAGAAAGGCCTGACTCCCTCACAGATCG GTGTGATCCTGAGAGACTCTCATGGTGTTGCACAAGTACGTTTTGTGACAGGCAACAAAATCTTGAGAATTCTTAAGTCCAAAGGACTTGCTCCTGATCTCCCTGAGGATCTCTATCATTTAATTAAGAAAGCTGTTGCTGTTAGGAAGCATCTTGAGAGGAACAGAAAG gatAAAGATGCTAAATTCCGTCTGATTCTGATTGAGAGCCGTATTCACCGGTTGGCTCGATACTACAAGACCAAACGAGTCCTACCCCCTAATTGGAAATA tgagtCATCCACAGCCTCTGCCCTGGTTGCATAA